From the Oleiharenicola lentus genome, one window contains:
- a CDS encoding rhamnulokinase codes for MAKPFYCAAIDLGATSGRVILGTWAKNRLTLREVHRFPNALRSAGGHDYWDIPGLWQEVQTGLRAAVAALPKGATLASVGVDTWGVDYVLTNDAGRIVFPTHAYRDARTQAPMEHLKNTRAAYDRIYAATGIPAVFYNSSFQLAETVASCPAITDLATRCLFLPDYFNFLLSGQMANGLSIASTTQLLDVNGDDWSRPALDYFRVPPVWLTKPVRSGHKLGRLRTVLSSAKDPALQDTQVIAVPGHDTTCAYDAMPAAADGADIFLSSGTWSLVGFESNQPLLGAEALAARVANDRTGRGEYRPLVNVIGLWLLEGTLKDFASRPKNDREWAALIKAAAKIPSVAALDPASAGDNVAGATLSSRRGTQAQLRKDTLLDVTDPAFANPPSMKAAIDAQLKRRGLKAPRDLAGYVRLICDSLGRGHADVIKTFEKLSGRTFKRILMVGGGSKNTLLCQATADASGLPVHSFALEGSVVGNLANQLIALKAVKNLAAFRALHAADLKQTIYQPKV; via the coding sequence ATGGCGAAGCCATTTTATTGTGCTGCGATAGACTTGGGCGCGACGAGCGGCCGGGTCATCCTCGGCACGTGGGCGAAGAACCGGCTCACGCTCCGCGAGGTCCACCGCTTCCCCAACGCGCTGCGCTCGGCCGGCGGTCACGACTACTGGGACATTCCCGGCCTGTGGCAGGAAGTGCAGACCGGCCTGCGCGCCGCGGTCGCCGCGCTCCCCAAGGGCGCGACGCTCGCGTCCGTCGGCGTGGACACCTGGGGCGTGGACTACGTGCTCACCAACGACGCGGGCCGCATCGTCTTCCCGACGCACGCCTACCGCGACGCCCGCACGCAGGCGCCGATGGAGCACCTGAAGAACACCCGCGCCGCCTACGACCGCATCTACGCGGCCACCGGCATCCCGGCCGTCTTCTACAACAGCTCGTTCCAGCTCGCGGAGACCGTCGCGTCCTGCCCGGCCATCACCGACCTCGCCACGCGCTGCCTCTTCCTGCCCGATTACTTCAACTTCCTGCTCTCGGGCCAAATGGCCAACGGCCTCTCCATCGCCAGCACGACGCAGCTCCTCGACGTGAACGGCGACGACTGGTCCCGCCCCGCGCTCGACTACTTCCGCGTGCCGCCGGTCTGGCTTACCAAACCGGTGCGCAGTGGCCACAAACTGGGCCGCCTGCGCACCGTCCTGAGTTCGGCGAAGGACCCAGCTCTACAAGACACCCAGGTCATCGCCGTCCCCGGCCATGACACCACCTGCGCCTACGACGCCATGCCGGCCGCGGCCGACGGCGCCGACATCTTCCTTAGCTCCGGCACGTGGTCGCTCGTCGGTTTCGAGAGCAACCAGCCGCTCCTCGGTGCCGAGGCTCTCGCCGCCCGCGTGGCCAACGACCGCACCGGCCGCGGCGAATACCGCCCGCTCGTCAACGTCATCGGCCTCTGGCTCCTCGAGGGCACCTTGAAGGACTTCGCCTCGCGGCCGAAGAACGATCGCGAATGGGCGGCGCTGATCAAGGCGGCCGCGAAGATTCCCAGTGTAGCCGCGTTGGATCCCGCGTCCGCGGGAGACAACGTGGCCGGAGCCACGCTTTCGTCCCGCCGCGGGACTCAAGCGCAGCTACGGAAAGACACCCTCCTCGACGTCACCGACCCCGCCTTCGCCAACCCGCCGTCCATGAAGGCCGCCATCGACGCCCAGCTGAAGCGCCGCGGGCTCAAGGCTCCGCGCGACCTCGCCGGCTACGTGCGCCTCATCTGTGACTCCCTCGGCCGCGGCCACGCCGACGTCATCAAGACCTTCGAAAAACTCTCCGGCCGCACCTTCAAGCGCATCCTCATGGTCGGCGGCGGCTCGAAGAACACGCTCCTCTGCCAGGCCACCGCCGACGCCTCGGGCCTGCCCGTGCATTCCTTCGCCTTGGAGGGCTCTGTCGTCGGCAACCTCGCCAACCAGCTCATCGCGCTGAAAGCCGTGAAGAACCTCGCCGCCTTCCGCGCCCTCCACGCCGCCGACCTGAAACAGACGATCTACCAACCCAAGGTGTGA
- a CDS encoding L-rhamnose isomerase, giving the protein MPSSKSISAAYSLARQRYADLGVDTEAAIRAALRIPVSLHCWQADDVRGLETPKDGIAGGGIMSTGGYPGRARNGDEMRADLDQVLKLLPGKQRLNLHAFYAETGDQHVDRDELEPQHFARWLGWAKSRRVGLDFNPTYFAHEHANSGYTLSSADPAVRKFWIRHGKACRHIAESFAQNLGSPSVINHWIPDGAKDCPADRFGPRERLAAAYDAIFADKSVNRKLCVDAVEGKLFGLGSEEYVVGSQEFYSNYALSRGLVLCLDLGHYHPTESVADKVSSHLAFHEKLLLHTSRPIRWDSDHVVILDDAVRNLLLEIARGDAWDRVYVALDFFDASINRIAAYVTGTRATRQAILCGLLDPSAAIQAADAAGKGHERLALMELTRSLPWGAVWDELCRREDVPAGADWLADVARYERDVTSKRA; this is encoded by the coding sequence ATGCCCTCCTCCAAATCTATCTCCGCCGCCTACTCGCTTGCCCGCCAGCGTTACGCCGATCTCGGCGTGGACACCGAGGCCGCCATCCGCGCCGCACTCCGCATCCCGGTCTCCCTCCACTGCTGGCAGGCCGACGACGTGCGCGGCCTCGAGACACCCAAGGACGGCATCGCTGGCGGCGGCATCATGTCCACCGGCGGCTATCCCGGCCGCGCGCGCAACGGCGACGAGATGCGCGCCGACCTCGACCAGGTGCTGAAACTTCTCCCCGGCAAGCAGCGCCTCAACCTCCACGCCTTCTACGCCGAGACCGGCGACCAGCACGTGGATCGCGACGAGCTCGAGCCGCAGCACTTCGCCCGCTGGCTCGGCTGGGCCAAGTCGCGCCGCGTCGGCCTCGACTTCAACCCGACCTACTTCGCCCACGAGCACGCCAACTCCGGCTACACGCTCTCCAGCGCCGACCCCGCCGTCCGCAAGTTCTGGATCCGTCACGGCAAAGCCTGCCGCCACATCGCCGAGAGCTTCGCCCAGAACCTCGGCTCGCCGAGCGTCATCAATCACTGGATCCCCGACGGCGCCAAGGATTGCCCCGCCGACCGCTTCGGCCCGCGCGAGCGCCTCGCCGCGGCCTACGACGCCATCTTCGCCGACAAGTCCGTGAACCGGAAGCTCTGCGTGGACGCCGTCGAAGGGAAACTCTTCGGCCTCGGCTCCGAGGAATACGTCGTCGGCTCGCAGGAGTTCTATTCCAACTACGCGCTCAGCCGCGGCCTCGTGCTCTGCCTCGACCTCGGCCACTATCACCCGACCGAGTCCGTGGCCGACAAGGTCTCGTCGCACCTCGCCTTCCACGAGAAGCTCCTCCTCCACACCTCGCGCCCGATCCGTTGGGACAGCGACCACGTCGTCATCCTCGACGACGCCGTGCGCAACCTCCTCCTCGAGATCGCCCGCGGCGACGCCTGGGACCGCGTCTATGTGGCCCTCGATTTCTTCGACGCCTCGATCAACCGCATCGCGGCCTACGTCACCGGCACGCGCGCCACGCGCCAGGCCATCCTCTGCGGCCTGCTCGACCCGTCCGCCGCGATCCAGGCGGCCGACGCCGCCGGCAAGGGCCACGAGCGCCTCGCGCTGATGGAGCTCACCCGCTCGCTCCCCTGGGGCGCGGTCTGGGACGAACTCTGCCGCCGCGAGGACGTCCCCGCCGGCGCCGACTGGCTCGCCGACGTCGCCCGCTATGAGCGTGACGTCACCTCCAAGCGGGCTTGA
- the mqo gene encoding malate dehydrogenase (quinone) yields MNSPSSNPDVVLIGSGVMSANLGALLKRLDPSLSIQCFEAADELAYESSNGWNNAGTGHAGICEISYTPKPDDGSPVKVQKVIDIFQEFEQTLQFWAHAVGTGMIEAPKDFINPVQHISFVHGGDQVAFLKSRYAGMSAHHFFREMEFTTDPKKIGSWAPLLTEGRDPAVPIAATKMDGGTDINFGVLSRKLLTWLAAQPGCSVTASSKVVDLKKQPDGRWAVTVHNRKTGAEHTVTTKFVFVGAGGGSLPLLQLAGLPEAKGLGGFPIGGHWLVCDKPEIVARHQAKVYGQNLPEAPTMAVPHLDTRILDGKKTLLFGPFAAWTTRFLHRTGSWTDLPRSIRPHNVMTLLKIAATNFPLVRYLMQQGTQSMADRMRVMHIFYPNAKPEDWKLVDGGIRVQAIKKTDGEAGIVHFGTEVLTSADKSMSALLGASPGASVCVNIVTEVIRKSFPHLTEGEAGIKRLQEFIPTYGVDYREPQHAAKFNDLAIAARKQLKLI; encoded by the coding sequence ATGAACTCTCCCAGCTCCAACCCCGACGTCGTCCTCATCGGCAGCGGCGTCATGTCCGCCAATCTCGGCGCGCTGCTCAAGCGCCTCGATCCGTCGCTCTCGATCCAGTGCTTCGAGGCGGCCGACGAGCTGGCCTACGAGAGCTCCAACGGCTGGAACAACGCCGGCACCGGCCACGCCGGCATCTGCGAGATCAGCTACACGCCGAAGCCTGACGACGGCAGCCCGGTCAAGGTCCAGAAGGTCATCGATATCTTCCAGGAGTTCGAGCAGACGCTCCAGTTCTGGGCGCACGCCGTCGGCACCGGCATGATCGAGGCGCCGAAGGACTTCATCAACCCGGTCCAGCACATCAGCTTTGTCCACGGCGGCGACCAGGTGGCATTCCTCAAGTCGCGCTACGCCGGCATGTCAGCGCACCACTTCTTCCGCGAGATGGAGTTCACCACCGACCCGAAGAAGATCGGTTCCTGGGCCCCGCTGCTCACCGAGGGCCGTGACCCCGCCGTGCCGATCGCCGCGACCAAGATGGACGGCGGCACCGACATCAACTTCGGCGTCCTCTCCCGCAAGCTCCTCACCTGGCTCGCCGCGCAACCCGGCTGCTCCGTCACGGCGAGCAGCAAGGTCGTGGACCTGAAGAAGCAGCCCGACGGGCGCTGGGCCGTCACCGTCCATAACCGCAAGACCGGCGCCGAGCACACGGTCACCACCAAGTTTGTCTTCGTCGGCGCGGGCGGCGGCAGCCTCCCGCTGCTGCAGCTCGCCGGCCTGCCCGAGGCGAAGGGCCTCGGCGGCTTCCCCATCGGCGGCCACTGGCTCGTGTGCGACAAGCCCGAGATCGTCGCCCGCCACCAGGCCAAGGTTTACGGCCAGAACCTGCCCGAGGCGCCCACGATGGCCGTGCCGCACCTCGACACGCGCATCCTCGACGGCAAGAAGACGCTCCTCTTCGGCCCCTTCGCCGCGTGGACCACGCGTTTCCTCCACCGCACCGGCAGCTGGACCGACCTCCCGCGCTCGATCCGTCCGCACAACGTGATGACGCTGCTCAAGATCGCCGCCACCAACTTCCCGCTCGTGCGCTACCTCATGCAGCAGGGCACGCAGAGCATGGCCGACCGCATGCGCGTGATGCACATCTTCTACCCCAACGCCAAGCCCGAGGACTGGAAACTCGTGGACGGCGGCATCCGCGTGCAGGCGATCAAGAAGACCGACGGCGAAGCCGGCATCGTCCACTTCGGCACGGAGGTCCTCACGAGCGCCGACAAATCCATGTCCGCCCTCCTCGGCGCCAGCCCCGGCGCCAGCGTGTGCGTGAACATCGTCACCGAGGTCATCCGGAAGAGCTTCCCGCACCTCACCGAGGGCGAGGCCGGCATCAAGCGCCTGCAGGAGTTCATCCCGACCTACGGTGTGGACTACCGCGAACCGCAGCACGCCGCGAAGTTCAACGACCTCGCGATCGCCGCGAGAAAACAGCTGAAGTTGATCTGA
- a CDS encoding ABC transporter permease → MPSNPTSLGRWLDAWRSDLRFSLRSLRRAPGFSLAVGCTLLVCIGPNTAILSALHALVLKPLPFPDPGSLHIISNVADKNAGQVAQGSMPQYRDFKEHADLFAGFAVIQHQNITLDNEEVPIRIPNDWVSADYFDLLGVKPLLGRFFTPEEETPGRDRVLVLSHDFWQSHYQGDPGVIGRVLHAGGLDYTIVGVAPPSLAVLSKPTCFFQPYAPPPHRLRPEARYSRDCILYARLRPGVALSAGLEQLTALERRFRDEQAGPQLRTFLEAGGYRLAATPLGPGEVVGDMKLLWLLQGGALLVLLIGGVNVVNLFLARLNAKRAELAIRVALGAGQLTLLRQVLMESALLTGAATIAGLGFAAGAIQMFNLYLPLISRMAPPVTLPWSVVAAVIAAAALVSVVIGLLPHLLLWRTGLRLGDNRAATTGSGGRTASSLLVVTQVAVATVLLVGAGLMIRSFAKVLAVDPGFDAARIVQGRIALPPRYREKEANLDVQRRIQAALREIPGVENAAQVGGFVLVPNITGVPFVIRDDPRGAGETPPLAYIYFVSPEYFAAMGMRVLEGRGFTEADDLAKEPVVVVDQTFVERYSADRLVLGRELGPGAGERPANYVWPRVVGVVNRANLRGLEQRDSLPFIFLPTNGGQTPGFNVIVRSARPTADILRDIRTKLRAIDPTLPLYATGSLQEGIDSMLLPRRGIMLLLAVFSGFALLLAAIGLYGVLAYDVTQRTREIGIRGALGATRAQIVSLVLNQSLWKTACGLGAGLLGSWFLTRSLQALLFDITASDPLSYLAVSATLLVVAGLASWLPARRAATVDPIIALRAD, encoded by the coding sequence ATGCCCTCAAACCCCACCTCGCTCGGGCGCTGGCTGGATGCCTGGCGGAGCGACCTGCGTTTCTCGCTGCGCTCCCTGCGCCGGGCGCCGGGTTTCAGCCTGGCGGTGGGCTGCACGCTGCTCGTCTGCATCGGGCCCAACACCGCGATCCTCTCCGCCCTCCACGCGCTGGTGCTGAAGCCGCTGCCCTTCCCCGACCCCGGCAGCCTCCACATCATCTCGAACGTGGCCGACAAGAACGCTGGCCAGGTCGCGCAGGGCAGCATGCCGCAATATCGCGACTTCAAGGAACACGCGGACCTGTTCGCGGGGTTCGCCGTGATCCAGCACCAGAACATCACCCTCGACAACGAGGAGGTGCCGATCCGCATCCCCAATGACTGGGTGTCGGCCGACTACTTTGACCTGCTCGGGGTCAAGCCGCTGCTCGGGCGGTTCTTCACGCCCGAGGAGGAGACGCCCGGCCGCGACCGCGTGCTGGTGCTCTCCCATGATTTTTGGCAAAGCCACTATCAGGGCGACCCGGGGGTCATCGGCCGCGTGCTCCATGCCGGAGGACTCGACTACACGATCGTGGGGGTGGCACCGCCCAGCCTGGCGGTCCTGTCCAAGCCCACCTGCTTCTTCCAGCCCTACGCGCCCCCGCCCCACCGGTTGCGGCCCGAGGCTCGCTACAGCCGCGATTGCATCCTGTATGCCCGCCTGCGGCCGGGGGTCGCGCTCTCGGCCGGGCTCGAGCAGCTCACGGCGCTCGAGCGCCGCTTCCGCGACGAACAGGCCGGCCCGCAACTGCGCACCTTTCTCGAGGCCGGGGGCTACCGCCTCGCCGCAACGCCGCTCGGGCCCGGCGAGGTGGTCGGCGACATGAAGCTCCTGTGGCTGCTGCAGGGCGGCGCGCTCCTTGTGCTCCTGATCGGCGGCGTCAACGTGGTGAACCTCTTCCTGGCGCGCCTGAACGCCAAGCGCGCCGAACTCGCCATCCGCGTGGCGCTCGGGGCCGGACAGTTGACACTGCTGCGCCAGGTGCTGATGGAAAGCGCCCTCCTGACGGGGGCGGCGACGATCGCGGGCCTGGGCTTCGCGGCGGGGGCGATCCAAATGTTTAACCTCTACCTGCCGCTTATCTCGCGCATGGCGCCGCCCGTGACCCTGCCGTGGTCCGTGGTCGCGGCGGTGATCGCGGCGGCCGCGCTGGTCTCCGTCGTCATCGGCCTGCTCCCCCACCTGCTGCTGTGGCGGACCGGCCTGCGCCTCGGCGACAACCGCGCGGCCACGACCGGCAGCGGGGGCCGGACGGCGAGCAGCCTGCTCGTGGTCACGCAGGTGGCGGTGGCGACGGTCCTCCTGGTGGGCGCGGGGCTGATGATCCGCAGTTTTGCCAAGGTGCTCGCCGTGGATCCCGGTTTCGATGCGGCCCGCATCGTGCAGGGGCGGATCGCACTGCCGCCGCGTTACCGCGAGAAGGAGGCCAACCTCGATGTCCAGCGCCGGATCCAGGCGGCCCTGCGGGAAATTCCCGGGGTGGAAAACGCGGCCCAGGTCGGTGGCTTCGTGCTGGTGCCGAACATCACGGGCGTGCCGTTTGTCATCCGCGACGACCCGCGCGGGGCCGGTGAGACCCCGCCCCTCGCCTACATCTATTTCGTCTCTCCGGAGTATTTCGCAGCCATGGGCATGCGGGTGCTGGAGGGTCGGGGCTTCACCGAGGCCGACGACCTGGCCAAGGAACCCGTGGTCGTGGTGGACCAGACCTTTGTCGAACGCTACTCCGCCGACCGGCTTGTCCTCGGCCGTGAACTCGGCCCCGGCGCGGGGGAGCGCCCGGCGAACTACGTCTGGCCCCGGGTGGTGGGCGTGGTGAACCGCGCCAACCTCCGCGGCTTGGAGCAGCGCGACAGCCTGCCGTTCATTTTCCTGCCGACCAACGGAGGGCAGACACCGGGCTTCAACGTGATCGTGCGATCGGCGCGGCCGACAGCCGACATCCTGCGGGACATCCGGACCAAGCTGCGCGCCATCGATCCCACGCTGCCGCTCTATGCCACGGGATCGCTGCAGGAAGGCATCGACAGCATGCTGCTGCCCCGGCGCGGCATCATGCTGCTGCTGGCGGTGTTTTCCGGGTTTGCGCTGCTGCTCGCCGCCATCGGCCTCTACGGGGTGCTCGCCTACGATGTCACGCAACGCACCCGGGAGATCGGGATTCGCGGCGCCCTGGGCGCGACGCGCGCGCAGATCGTCAGCCTCGTCCTGAACCAGAGCCTCTGGAAAACCGCGTGCGGCCTGGGCGCGGGCCTGCTCGGTTCCTGGTTTCTCACGCGTTCGCTGCAGGCGCTGTTGTTCGACATCACCGCCTCCGATCCGCTGTCCTACCTCGCGGTGAGCGCAACCCTCCTCGTCGTCGCCGGTCTGGCGAGCTGGCTGCCCGCGCGCCGCGCCGCCACGGTGGACCCGATCATCGCGCTGCGGGCGGACTGA
- a CDS encoding pyridoxal phosphate-dependent decarboxylase family protein, which yields MKSSDHEESLDPLDWAPTRALAHRIIDDAVTHLSTLRERPVWQQMPEAVRASFKAPLPLGPTPLDQVYEEMRRNLLPYAMGNVHPRFWGWYMGASNFTGALGDFLAAIDGSNLGGGDTAAAATDRQVVAWLRDMMDFPATASGTLTSGGSMANMVGLMVARNTMAGVDVRAEGITALPQALCFYTSDQAHTAHQKALEVLGLGSKSLRLIPSDKAFRMDVAALTAAIAEDRAAGRKPACVIATAGTTNTGSIDDLPAIGALCQREGLWFHIDGCIGALVRIAPVNRTLVAGLERADSLALDPHKWMHTPFEAGCALVRDAKKHRNAFALHGEYLEEKPRGLAAGEFLADYSFELSRGFKALKIWMSLKEQGVEKFGRLIDQNIAQGAYLTRRIEVEPKLELMAPTAINIVCFRYRPAGADEAAIKALNTELMLRIQESGLALPTDTTVRGRYSLRVAFNHHRTVQADIDLFLAEVLRLGALLENSPKTP from the coding sequence ATGAAAAGCAGCGACCACGAAGAATCCCTGGATCCGCTCGATTGGGCGCCCACCCGGGCCTTGGCGCACCGGATAATTGATGACGCCGTGACGCACCTCAGTACGCTGCGCGAGCGGCCGGTCTGGCAGCAGATGCCGGAGGCCGTGCGGGCGAGTTTCAAGGCACCCCTGCCGCTGGGACCGACACCGTTGGACCAGGTTTATGAGGAGATGCGGCGCAACCTGCTGCCCTATGCGATGGGCAATGTGCATCCGCGTTTCTGGGGCTGGTATATGGGCGCCAGCAATTTCACCGGTGCCCTGGGTGATTTTCTGGCCGCCATCGATGGCTCGAACCTGGGCGGAGGCGATACCGCCGCGGCGGCGACGGACCGGCAGGTGGTGGCCTGGCTCCGGGATATGATGGACTTCCCGGCCACCGCCAGCGGCACGCTGACCTCGGGCGGTTCGATGGCGAACATGGTGGGTCTCATGGTCGCCCGCAACACGATGGCGGGCGTCGATGTCCGGGCCGAGGGCATCACGGCGTTGCCGCAGGCGCTGTGTTTCTACACGTCCGACCAGGCGCACACCGCCCACCAAAAGGCCTTGGAAGTCCTGGGCCTGGGCAGCAAGTCCCTCCGCCTAATCCCGAGCGACAAGGCGTTCCGCATGGATGTCGCCGCCTTGACCGCGGCCATTGCCGAGGATCGTGCCGCCGGCCGGAAGCCGGCGTGCGTGATCGCCACCGCAGGCACGACCAACACCGGTTCGATCGATGATCTGCCGGCCATCGGCGCCCTCTGCCAACGCGAGGGCCTGTGGTTTCACATCGACGGCTGCATCGGGGCGCTCGTCCGGATCGCGCCGGTCAACCGGACGCTCGTGGCCGGACTGGAACGGGCCGATTCTCTGGCCCTCGATCCGCACAAGTGGATGCACACGCCGTTCGAGGCGGGCTGCGCGCTGGTCCGCGACGCCAAAAAGCACCGCAACGCCTTCGCGCTCCACGGCGAGTATCTGGAGGAGAAGCCGCGCGGGCTCGCTGCGGGCGAGTTTCTGGCGGACTACAGCTTCGAGCTGTCCCGCGGGTTCAAGGCCCTCAAGATCTGGATGTCCCTCAAGGAGCAGGGCGTCGAGAAGTTCGGCCGCCTGATCGATCAGAACATTGCCCAGGGGGCTTACCTGACCCGGCGCATCGAAGTCGAACCGAAACTCGAGCTCATGGCGCCGACCGCAATCAACATCGTGTGCTTCCGCTATCGCCCCGCCGGGGCCGACGAGGCCGCCATCAAGGCACTGAACACCGAGCTCATGTTGCGCATCCAGGAATCCGGCCTCGCCCTGCCGACAGACACGACGGTGCGCGGGCGCTACTCGTTGCGGGTCGCCTTCAACCATCACCGCACCGTCCAGGCCGACATCGATCTTTTCCTCGCCGAAGTCCTGCGGCTGGGAGCGCTGCTGGAGAATTCGCCGAAGACACCCTGA
- a CDS encoding cupin domain-containing protein — protein MPLRPALFATLLAAVSFVPLPAAPVGPAAKLIAHFGMELIPGEGAWFKVTYNSAERIPAAALPPRYGTPRLVGTSIYALITREDFSAMHRLKTDEIWHFYQGDPIELLLLHPDGRGEVVTLGSDPLAGQQPQYTVKAGTWMGARPAKATPEAYALFGCTMAPGFDYADYEPGYREPLQKQFPAQAALIGALTRNEFIAPPAESAPMTPAPTQPTVFLPTAVAPITVSPGVELRELVGLVGYAKTTRTSVAHFALAPGKTTGLSYMKTGEEYFLVTKGRGTVVVGDVTAPVEPGTIVFLAPTVRHSITAAPDSPLEFYAVSTPAFSPDDYVPVKD, from the coding sequence ATGCCCCTCCGCCCCGCCCTCTTCGCCACGCTGCTCGCCGCCGTCTCGTTTGTCCCGCTGCCCGCGGCGCCGGTCGGGCCGGCGGCGAAACTGATCGCGCACTTCGGCATGGAGCTGATCCCGGGCGAGGGCGCGTGGTTCAAAGTGACCTACAACAGCGCCGAGCGGATCCCCGCCGCGGCCCTGCCGCCGCGCTACGGCACGCCGCGCCTCGTGGGCACGTCGATCTACGCGCTGATCACGCGCGAGGATTTCTCGGCGATGCATCGGCTGAAGACCGACGAGATCTGGCACTTCTACCAAGGCGACCCGATCGAACTGCTCCTGCTCCATCCCGACGGCCGCGGCGAGGTCGTCACGCTCGGGTCCGACCCGCTCGCCGGGCAGCAGCCGCAATACACGGTGAAGGCCGGCACCTGGATGGGCGCCCGCCCGGCCAAGGCCACGCCCGAGGCCTATGCGCTCTTCGGCTGCACGATGGCGCCGGGGTTCGACTACGCCGACTACGAGCCCGGTTACCGCGAGCCGCTGCAGAAACAGTTCCCCGCCCAGGCCGCGCTCATCGGCGCGCTGACCCGCAACGAGTTCATCGCGCCGCCCGCTGAATCCGCGCCCATGACGCCGGCGCCCACCCAGCCGACCGTCTTTCTCCCGACAGCCGTGGCCCCGATCACGGTGAGCCCCGGCGTGGAGCTGCGCGAACTCGTGGGTCTGGTCGGCTACGCCAAGACCACGCGCACGAGCGTCGCGCACTTCGCCCTCGCGCCCGGCAAGACCACGGGGCTGAGCTACATGAAAACCGGCGAGGAGTATTTCCTCGTGACGAAGGGCCGCGGCACGGTGGTGGTCGGCGACGTCACCGCGCCCGTCGAGCCCGGCACGATCGTCTTCCTCGCTCCGACCGTCCGCCACTCAATCACCGCCGCCCCCGACAGCCCCCTCGAGTTCTACGCCGTCAGCACCCCCGCCTTCAGCCCCGATGACTACGTGCCGGTGAAGGACTGA